In Methanobacterium paludis, the following proteins share a genomic window:
- a CDS encoding encapsulin: protein MGYLPQAITNYYSTQVIKAYKAPLVGTFLLARGEDLPPGSATVTRDQVANFTGKAKRGFKLRTIPRENGERTPKTVQVVEHAYGFDMHRKSLDAYKREGTSALNGEDARQSGRIVAESLDDIIFNGDKNRGVKGIYEDAGLTPFVLADGKAWNQVGVPDDTIVEAVAELASTQLYTGMPMKLALDPLAFGQLSKRVPNTSATYLDFIAKIPQFQNGVNDIYATAALAAGTGLLEYFGVDIAERNVEEDINTFPVQGGVPDKGDMIYFNTETFQATDIHHFDAFLPLQNLFDTTP, encoded by the coding sequence ATGGGATACTTACCACAAGCAATTACAAATTATTACAGTACTCAGGTTATAAAGGCTTACAAGGCCCCATTAGTAGGAACATTTTTACTTGCAAGAGGAGAGGATTTACCACCAGGTAGTGCAACAGTTACCAGAGATCAGGTTGCAAACTTCACAGGTAAAGCCAAAAGAGGATTTAAATTAAGAACTATACCTCGTGAAAATGGAGAGAGGACACCTAAAACCGTTCAAGTTGTAGAGCATGCATACGGTTTTGATATGCATAGAAAATCTCTTGATGCCTACAAACGTGAAGGAACTTCAGCCCTTAATGGGGAAGATGCAAGGCAGTCCGGTAGAATTGTTGCAGAAAGTCTTGATGACATAATTTTCAATGGTGATAAAAATAGAGGCGTTAAAGGAATCTACGAGGATGCAGGTTTAACTCCATTTGTTTTAGCAGATGGTAAAGCATGGAACCAGGTTGGAGTTCCTGATGATACCATAGTTGAAGCTGTTGCAGAACTTGCAAGCACTCAACTATACACAGGAATGCCTATGAAATTAGCTTTAGATCCTCTTGCATTTGGCCAGTTATCTAAAAGGGTTCCAAATACAAGTGCAACATACCTTGATTTCATAGCAAAGATACCACAGTTCCAAAATGGAGTTAATGATATATACGCAACAGCAGCTTTGGCTGCAGGAACTGGTCTTCTTGAATACTTTGGTGTAGATATTGCTGAAAGGAACGTTGAAGAGGATATCAACACATTCCCAGTACAGGGTGGAGTTCCTGACAAGGGAGATATGATATACTTCAATACTGAAACCTTCCAGGCAACAGATATACACCACTTTGATGCATTCCTACCACTTCAGAACCTCTTTGATACAACTCCTTAA
- a CDS encoding DUF7557 family protein, whose protein sequence is MVKTIKISNETHEELSKIGSKGETYEDIIKRLLNSYLDEYEIEMLTTSLELNLRESWNKWTNESQKTAKDILTKLENTGFYEIPKGIKQIMGD, encoded by the coding sequence ATGGTTAAAACAATAAAAATATCAAATGAAACACATGAAGAACTCTCTAAAATTGGATCTAAGGGTGAAACATACGAGGATATAATTAAAAGATTGTTAAACTCATATTTGGATGAATATGAAATTGAGATGTTGACAACATCATTAGAGTTAAATCTTAGAGAAAGTTGGAATAAATGGACTAATGAATCACAAAAAACTGCAAAAGATATATTAACCAAACTGGAAAATACGGGATTTTATGAAATTCCAAAAGGAATTAAACAAATAATGGGTGATTAA
- a CDS encoding phage portal family protein has product MTVNDNPPILADDRMDQILNLIQRYDPTFRFWDIIQLLDMPAANEWELILHYTRGGAGPFVDLQNYVDLGIGWTLKPKGFEDEEDGKAAQKLVEEDFRQRDFYTTMMQFGTYFRVLARSVIVKTYNGLGEFYSNPYAGVTGVDCINPMGLTDESIRNVMKDSTGTLKFQQLPIDGASGPSFSQDRVIYRTQNNLSTRAVLGHSAIQRSLTDLRTLARFPHYRNKLGHIYSQIMQSVKIDTAKMGESPLKSKIMNSWQEAKGLLNDSAKYYQKVAERGGTAAGYDWMDIEQSSFAGKEVKMVELEQQTLESIAFKFGVPLTLLAYAQSQVVNRATLEALTDVFISKQENGVRNSIYTPIIQNTAQEVLYQNDINEGHLEVSYNPFLSKDLLKAAQIVAAAWPTGAISRPEVRGELNLPAAVDLGGDEWKDMDPMPSPQAVTAATGEKVQLNVVKKVLAEYGLIAQINGGVQHARVPI; this is encoded by the coding sequence ATGACAGTAAATGATAATCCTCCAATCCTTGCAGATGATAGGATGGATCAGATCCTTAATTTAATACAGAGATATGATCCAACTTTCAGATTCTGGGATATTATACAACTTCTAGACATGCCTGCAGCCAATGAATGGGAGCTCATATTGCATTATACTCGTGGAGGTGCAGGTCCATTTGTAGATCTGCAAAACTACGTGGATCTTGGCATAGGCTGGACTTTAAAACCAAAAGGATTTGAAGATGAAGAGGATGGTAAAGCAGCCCAAAAACTGGTTGAAGAGGATTTCAGACAGCGTGATTTTTACACTACGATGATGCAGTTTGGAACCTATTTCAGAGTCCTTGCAAGAAGTGTCATTGTAAAAACGTATAATGGACTTGGAGAATTTTATAGCAACCCTTATGCAGGAGTAACTGGCGTAGATTGTATCAATCCAATGGGTTTGACTGATGAAAGTATACGTAATGTGATGAAAGATTCAACAGGAACATTAAAATTTCAACAGTTACCAATTGATGGAGCTTCAGGACCTAGTTTCAGCCAGGACAGAGTGATATATAGGACTCAAAACAACCTTTCAACAAGGGCAGTTTTAGGCCATTCTGCCATTCAAAGGTCTTTAACTGATTTACGAACCCTTGCAAGATTCCCACATTACAGAAATAAATTGGGGCATATCTATAGTCAGATCATGCAGTCAGTAAAGATAGACACTGCAAAGATGGGAGAAAGTCCTTTAAAATCAAAGATCATGAACTCTTGGCAGGAAGCTAAAGGTTTACTAAATGACAGTGCAAAATATTACCAAAAAGTTGCAGAACGTGGTGGAACAGCTGCAGGCTATGACTGGATGGATATTGAACAATCATCATTTGCTGGTAAAGAAGTTAAGATGGTGGAACTTGAACAGCAAACCTTGGAAAGTATAGCTTTTAAATTTGGAGTACCTTTAACATTACTTGCTTATGCACAATCACAGGTTGTCAATAGAGCTACTTTGGAAGCATTGACTGATGTTTTCATATCCAAACAAGAAAATGGAGTTAGAAATTCAATATATACTCCAATAATCCAGAACACAGCTCAAGAAGTCTTATATCAAAATGACATTAATGAAGGTCATCTTGAAGTGAGTTATAATCCCTTCTTATCTAAGGACCTTTTAAAAGCAGCCCAAATTGTTGCAGCTGCATGGCCAACTGGAGCAATTTCTAGACCTGAAGTTCGTGGAGAATTAAACTTACCTGCAGCAGTTGATCTTGGTGGTGACGAATGGAAAGATATGGATCCAATGCCAAGTCCTCAAGCAGTAACCGCCGCAACTGGTGAGAAGGTACAGTTAAACGTGGTTAAAAAAGTATTAGCAGAATATGGTTTAATTGCACAGATAAATGGAGGCGTGCAACATGCAAGAGTTCCAATTTAA
- a CDS encoding YopX family protein → MNCEIKYQAWDKDKKEMFQVERIDLDYETGNGVETVYLIPKKGEDDHPEVNICNVELREFTGKVLEDKTEIYDGDLIEAEYVETLHVWAGNTHKEVAREKILFKVEKRNGCFGLVPPFGPTVWFHELWGFDGSIKSSSDYCSKHRYDFDKTYHRFTSFKKVGTIFENPELLEG, encoded by the coding sequence ATGAATTGTGAAATCAAATATCAAGCATGGGATAAAGACAAGAAGGAAATGTTCCAAGTTGAGCGTATTGATTTAGATTATGAGACTGGAAATGGGGTAGAAACTGTTTATTTAATCCCTAAAAAAGGAGAGGATGATCATCCTGAAGTGAATATTTGCAATGTTGAATTAAGGGAGTTCACAGGTAAGGTACTGGAAGATAAAACCGAAATATATGATGGTGACTTAATAGAAGCTGAATATGTTGAAACATTGCACGTATGGGCTGGAAACACTCACAAAGAAGTAGCACGTGAGAAAATACTTTTCAAAGTTGAAAAACGAAATGGATGTTTCGGATTAGTTCCCCCATTTGGGCCTACAGTATGGTTCCACGAGTTATGGGGTTTTGATGGATCTATTAAGTCTTCATCAGATTATTGCTCAAAACACAGGTATGATTTTGATAAGACTTACCATCGTTTCACCAGTTTTAAGAAAGTAGGAACAATCTTTGAAAACCCAGAACTCCTGGAGGGATGA
- a CDS encoding YopX family protein — protein sequence MNAMEMNLIQYRAWDKKRKEMLIVTRIQWDIFGSEIVMIETSNWVKDELRYYDSFDEEEDQTEPEYNLNDLELMQFTGRIDKNKDLIFEDDIILFGENAVHGGTHGKVIWIKSRGFVYEFIDGQYKGKCTDMDDDWRTYERVGTVYENPELLETEK from the coding sequence ATGAATGCAATGGAAATGAATCTAATCCAATACAGGGCATGGGATAAAAAAAGGAAAGAAATGCTCATAGTAACTCGAATTCAATGGGACATATTTGGATCTGAGATTGTAATGATTGAAACTTCTAATTGGGTTAAAGATGAGTTAAGGTATTATGATAGTTTTGATGAAGAGGAAGACCAAACAGAACCAGAATACAACCTAAATGACCTTGAATTAATGCAGTTTACAGGAAGGATTGATAAAAATAAGGATCTAATTTTTGAAGATGATATTATTCTATTTGGGGAAAATGCAGTTCATGGTGGAACTCATGGGAAGGTAATTTGGATTAAATCTAGAGGCTTTGTTTATGAGTTCATTGATGGTCAATACAAGGGGAAATGCACTGACATGGATGATGATTGGAGAACTTACGAGAGAGTAGGAACAGTTTACGAGAACCCAGAACTCCTGGAGACTGAAAAATGA
- a CDS encoding tyrosine-type recombinase/integrase: MLKEDIINDPLMQRLELRKQLRKNTVSSYVTAFMPYCELTKKTPSELRSEAYKEQVTIPDKMDRSINTYLFRYYKFLKEERGLEDSTIRTMMSRIRAFYNEFDIDLPKNIRMKKKKTRRESESLSIDHVREAILSTNSWKFKAVIALAASSGLRSGDIRHFTIQDFIDATEEYHDERDINNVISTLEKRRVIPCWELYSEKTSEHTITFSSPESVEYTLKYLKTRNDLSNDSILYTNKFGGLYSKSGFIQIFKSANSNLDYGYIEGNEYSFFHAHNLRSFFSTTLNKAGVPYAIYKKMMGQALGGSDPAYIHIDKKTCKNEYLRVVKDLSIHKVEVYDFKTKEYEEFLKEKEQMIKEREENNKRLDKMQHAMDVMKRQADAEKKFKEENKKD, translated from the coding sequence ATGTTAAAGGAAGACATCATAAATGACCCTTTAATGCAGCGGTTAGAGTTGCGTAAACAACTACGAAAGAACACTGTATCAAGTTATGTAACTGCATTTATGCCTTATTGTGAATTGACTAAAAAGACACCTAGTGAGTTACGATCTGAGGCTTATAAAGAACAGGTAACAATTCCTGATAAAATGGATCGAAGCATAAACACTTACTTATTTAGGTATTATAAATTTCTCAAAGAAGAAAGAGGTCTGGAAGATTCAACTATCAGAACTATGATGAGTAGGATCCGAGCTTTTTATAATGAATTTGATATAGACCTGCCAAAAAATATTCGAATGAAAAAGAAGAAAACTAGGCGGGAATCTGAATCACTTAGTATTGATCATGTGAGGGAAGCAATATTAAGTACTAATAGTTGGAAGTTTAAGGCAGTAATTGCCCTGGCGGCCTCTTCAGGATTAAGAAGTGGGGATATAAGACATTTTACTATCCAAGATTTCATTGATGCAACTGAGGAATATCATGATGAAAGGGACATAAATAATGTAATTTCAACTTTAGAAAAAAGAAGGGTAATTCCTTGTTGGGAATTATACAGTGAAAAGACAAGTGAACATACAATTACTTTTTCATCACCTGAATCTGTTGAATATACTTTGAAATACCTCAAAACTCGAAATGATTTATCAAATGATTCAATATTATATACTAATAAGTTTGGAGGGCTTTATAGTAAATCAGGGTTTATTCAGATATTTAAAAGTGCAAATAGTAATTTAGATTATGGTTACATTGAAGGGAATGAATACAGCTTTTTTCATGCACATAATCTACGATCTTTTTTCAGTACAACTTTGAATAAAGCTGGTGTGCCTTATGCGATTTATAAAAAAATGATGGGCCAGGCTTTGGGTGGATCCGACCCCGCATACATACATATTGATAAGAAAACCTGCAAAAATGAGTATCTACGTGTTGTAAAGGATTTGAGCATTCATAAAGTTGAAGTTTATGACTTCAAAACCAAAGAATATGAGGAGTTCTTGAAAGAAAAAGAACAGATGATTAAGGAAAGGGAGGAAAATAATAAAAGATTAGATAAAATGCAACATGCTATGGATGTAATGAAAAGACAAGCAGATGCTGAAAAGAAGTTTAAGGAAGAAAATAAGAAAGATTAA